The window CGATCAGGAAGCCCGGGTCGCGGCGGGCGGCCACCGCCGCCTGGATCCGGCGGACCATGTCGGCCGCCGGCACGACCTCCTTGCCGTCCAGGTGGCCGCAGCGCTTGGGGTTGACCTGGTCCTCCAGGTGGCAGCCGGCCAGGCCGAGGTCGTCCAGCTCGGCCACGGTCCGGGCCGCGTTCAGGGGCTCGCCGAAGCCGGTGTCGGCGTCGGCCAGCACCGGCAGGCGGGTCGCGGCGGCGATCTGGCGGGCCCGCTGGCCGACCTCGGTCATGGTGGTGAGCCCGACGTCGGGCAGGCCGAGGTCGGCCGCGACCACCGCCCCGGACACGTACGCCCCGTCGAAGCCCAGCTCCTCGACCAGCCGGGCGACCAGCGGCGAGAACGCCCCGGGCATGCGCAGCAGCCGCCCCGAGGCCAGCCCGGCCCGCAGGGCGGCCCGCTTGCCGGCCGCCGGGACCGGGGCCATGGCCGGGAACGGCATCAGAAGATCCCCCGCCGGTCGGGGGCCGCCCCGGCCAGGTGGGCGGCGGCGACGGTGAGGCCGCCCAGCTCACCCGGGTCGAGCTCGCCCAGCCGCTCGACCAGGCCCGCGAACCGGTCCAGCTCGGCCGCCGCGACGATCCCGTCGGCCAGGGTGGCCAGCTTGCCCAGGTAGTCGGGGCGGGCGAACGGGGCCGCGCCCAGGGGGTGGGCGTCGGCCACGGCGAGCTCGGCGGTGACCACCTCGCCGCCGGCCAGGTGGACCTCGGCCCGGCCGCCGAAGGCGC of the Actinomycetota bacterium genome contains:
- the prpB gene encoding methylisocitrate lyase, producing MPFPAMAPVPAAGKRAALRAGLASGRLLRMPGAFSPLVARLVEELGFDGAYVSGAVVAADLGLPDVGLTTMTEVGQRARQIAAATRLPVLADADTGFGEPLNAARTVAELDDLGLAGCHLEDQVNPKRCGHLDGKEVVPAADMVRRIQAAVAARRDPGFLIVARSDARAVEGLDAMLERARAYVDAGAEMLFPEALADEREFEAVRRAVDVPLLANMTEFGKSKLLDARTLADLGVNLVIYPVTGLRLAMGAVEEGLRRLRDDGTQAGLVDRMQTRARLYELLGYGDYAAFDQDVYNFEKGT